The following are from one region of the Thiocapsa rosea genome:
- the yut gene encoding urea transporter: MDNTVRWMRIVEGNAFVRFIDVNLRGAGQVIFQNNPLTGLFFLAAITWGAISGGAPQIAIGAFVALVVATVTAMLLDADEDSLRQGLFGFNGMLVGCAVPTFIEPSLAMWALLVIGAATSTVAMLAIANVMKTWGTPALTFPFVLTTWFLMLGAYSFGAVTIDGMGPPALPNSMSTSPFSTAEAASQALPLLEAWLKGPAQVFLIDDWLSGILVVIGLAVSSLWAAGLALAGAAIALVTSLALGASLSDISGGLYGFSAVLTAVALGCVFYAPSWRVALFTLLGTIFTVIVQGAMDAAFAPIGIPTFTAPFVFVTWLFLLPKANLKPHPHDKIANGVVGGDAAK, encoded by the coding sequence ATGGACAATACCGTGCGATGGATGAGGATCGTCGAAGGCAATGCCTTCGTCCGATTCATCGATGTCAACCTACGTGGCGCGGGTCAGGTCATTTTCCAGAACAACCCGCTGACCGGCCTGTTCTTTCTTGCCGCGATCACCTGGGGCGCCATTTCAGGCGGCGCGCCGCAGATCGCTATCGGTGCCTTCGTCGCCCTGGTCGTCGCCACCGTCACCGCGATGCTCCTCGACGCCGACGAGGACTCGCTGCGACAGGGGCTCTTCGGCTTCAATGGAATGCTCGTCGGCTGCGCCGTTCCGACGTTCATCGAACCCTCGCTGGCCATGTGGGCGCTTCTCGTGATTGGCGCAGCGACCTCGACCGTGGCGATGCTTGCCATCGCCAATGTGATGAAGACCTGGGGTACCCCGGCGCTGACCTTCCCCTTCGTCCTGACGACCTGGTTCTTGATGTTGGGAGCGTATTCGTTCGGCGCTGTCACCATTGATGGAATGGGGCCGCCAGCCCTGCCAAACAGTATGTCGACTTCTCCGTTCTCGACTGCCGAGGCGGCAAGCCAAGCCCTGCCGCTGCTCGAGGCCTGGCTGAAAGGCCCGGCGCAGGTCTTCCTGATCGACGACTGGCTTAGTGGCATCCTGGTCGTGATCGGCCTTGCGGTCTCGTCGCTTTGGGCTGCCGGCCTCGCGCTTGCAGGCGCGGCCATCGCACTCGTCACTTCGCTCGCCCTCGGCGCCAGCCTGTCGGACATCTCCGGGGGCCTCTACGGTTTCAGCGCCGTACTGACGGCGGTCGCACTGGGCTGCGTCTTCTATGCGCCGTCGTGGCGCGTGGCTCTTTTCACGCTCCTTGGGACGATCTTCACGGTGATCGTTCAGGGGGCGATGGATGCCGCTTTCGCACCGATCGGTATCCCCACCTTCACGGCCCCCTTCGTGTTCGTGACCTGGCTGTTTCTTCTGCCTAAGGCAAATCTCAAGCCGCATCCGCACGACAAGATCGCCAATGGTGTCGTCGGAGGCGATGCGGCCAAGTGA
- a CDS encoding FUSC family protein: MAKTVASSHPSDAVEAPPSLWRQALEDLQPFPGRAGMTWRVALLCALVTGAAMMFEIPEAAISCYLIIFLMKPDAVVNIGTGIGFLVLLPGLIAFLVWVVNLTSGSTLHIMAAIVITSCLLLYLGAATQLGEQGSVAALIIAFVLTLIVQAPFGDAATFALREAWAMAALPMILMIGFNLVLGFSPVTLLRDTLRARLAAAAQALETGDPARLRELLREGNAPFDPQALAARVLRFVPHAAARQIAADVRAGFALMLAVSALPKDLESSRRVALADHIRAAHTALGEGETPPMPPDPPANADPAERAAWDALGVLAGAPEPEVVPAPKTPFIAPDALTNPAYTRFALKTTAAAVICFLIYTAIDWQGIHTAMITCYVAALATTGETVHKLALRITGCLIGAAIGVAAIFWVIPHIDGIGGLMALVFLGCLVGAWVSTGPERIAYAGVQIALAFLLTVLQGFGPSVSLDTAQGRIFGILLGNLVVYLIFTRIWPAPVEGEVRTFFAEALSELTRMARLAPERRANAVSSAAAVEAFAGKAEEALRVLPFEPRGLRPTPARETALYGAVTQIEALNRTIWLSRDADLEHTARQLERLAERFRGPVGEAEPHAGFGPSASPARPAAPAPIAGPFTRPLDQLQGAAG, encoded by the coding sequence ATGGCGAAGACTGTGGCGTCGTCGCACCCGAGTGACGCTGTCGAAGCGCCGCCGTCGCTCTGGCGCCAGGCGCTGGAGGACCTGCAGCCGTTTCCGGGCCGGGCCGGGATGACGTGGCGGGTCGCGTTGCTGTGCGCGCTGGTGACCGGTGCGGCAATGATGTTCGAGATCCCCGAGGCGGCGATCAGTTGCTACCTGATCATCTTTTTGATGAAACCCGACGCGGTGGTGAACATCGGCACCGGCATCGGTTTTCTGGTGCTGCTGCCGGGACTCATCGCCTTCCTCGTCTGGGTCGTGAACCTGACCAGCGGCTCGACCCTGCACATCATGGCGGCGATCGTCATCACCTCCTGCCTGTTGCTCTACCTCGGCGCGGCGACGCAATTGGGCGAGCAGGGCAGTGTTGCGGCGCTGATCATCGCCTTCGTGCTGACCTTGATCGTCCAGGCGCCGTTCGGCGACGCGGCAACCTTCGCCTTGCGCGAGGCCTGGGCGATGGCCGCACTGCCGATGATCCTGATGATCGGCTTCAATCTCGTCCTCGGCTTTTCGCCCGTGACGCTGTTGCGCGACACGCTCCGAGCCCGGCTGGCCGCCGCCGCGCAGGCGCTGGAGACGGGCGATCCGGCACGGTTGCGTGAGCTGCTGCGCGAAGGGAACGCGCCCTTCGACCCGCAGGCGCTGGCGGCGCGGGTGCTGCGGTTCGTTCCGCACGCGGCCGCACGGCAAATCGCGGCGGATGTCCGGGCGGGCTTTGCACTGATGCTCGCGGTGTCGGCGCTTCCCAAGGATCTCGAGTCGAGCCGTCGCGTCGCGCTCGCAGACCACATCCGTGCGGCCCACACCGCGCTCGGCGAGGGCGAGACCCCGCCGATGCCGCCTGATCCGCCTGCAAACGCCGATCCGGCCGAGCGCGCGGCATGGGACGCACTGGGCGTGCTCGCCGGAGCACCCGAGCCCGAGGTCGTGCCGGCACCCAAGACGCCCTTCATCGCCCCCGATGCGCTGACCAATCCCGCCTACACCCGCTTCGCACTCAAGACCACGGCGGCGGCGGTGATCTGCTTTCTCATCTATACGGCGATCGACTGGCAGGGGATCCATACGGCGATGATCACCTGCTATGTCGCCGCGCTCGCCACCACCGGCGAGACCGTGCATAAGCTCGCGTTGCGCATCACCGGGTGCCTGATCGGTGCGGCGATCGGGGTCGCTGCGATCTTCTGGGTCATTCCCCACATCGACGGGATCGGCGGGTTGATGGCCCTCGTGTTCCTCGGCTGCCTCGTCGGCGCATGGGTCTCGACCGGCCCCGAGCGCATCGCCTACGCCGGTGTACAGATTGCGCTCGCGTTCCTGTTGACGGTGCTGCAGGGCTTTGGGCCGAGTGTCAGTCTCGACACCGCACAGGGCAGGATCTTCGGCATTCTGCTCGGCAATCTCGTGGTCTATCTCATCTTTACACGCATCTGGCCGGCGCCCGTCGAGGGCGAGGTCCGTACCTTCTTTGCCGAAGCGCTCTCGGAGCTGACGCGGATGGCGCGGCTTGCACCCGAGCGTCGAGCGAATGCCGTGAGCAGTGCCGCTGCGGTTGAAGCGTTCGCCGGCAAGGCCGAGGAAGCGCTGCGCGTGCTGCCCTTCGAGCCCCGTGGGTTGCGGCCCACACCCGCGCGCGAGACGGCGCTCTATGGCGCGGTCACGCAGATCGAGGCGCTCAATCGCACCATCTGGTTGAGTCGCGATGCTGACCTCGAGCACACCGCCAGGCAGCTCGAGCGTCTCGCTGAGCGGTTTCGCGGACCTGTCGGAGAAGCCGAACCCCACGCCGGCTTCGGTCCTTCGGCATCGCCGGCTCGGCCTGCCGCTCCAGCGCCGATCGCCGGCCCCTTTACCCGCCCACTCGACCAACTCCAGGGAGCCGCAGGATGA
- a CDS encoding urease accessory protein UreF, with protein MKAIVSPDGNPIEHLRARRSMADLLRLLQFGDSALPIGGFSFSSGLETATEIGLVHNVETLEAFLDAALRISASGDGVGLVCAFRALEAQDLDALSAVDEEINARKLNEETRLMSVRMGRKLVELSAHVVGDPINVEWLGRIRDGRTPGTHPASLAATSAGVGIRSDEEAFALLNYSLATAILGAALRLMRVSFVETQSILWRSMEKVPEAYAAIEGATLDDMAGFAPVTDILAALHVKGHLRMFMN; from the coding sequence ATGAAGGCAATCGTGTCGCCTGACGGCAACCCGATCGAGCATCTGAGGGCTCGGCGGTCGATGGCCGATCTGCTGCGTCTGCTGCAGTTCGGCGACTCGGCGCTGCCCATCGGGGGGTTCTCGTTCTCAAGCGGTCTGGAAACGGCGACCGAAATCGGTCTCGTCCACAACGTCGAGACGCTGGAAGCCTTCCTCGATGCGGCCTTGCGGATCTCGGCTTCCGGCGATGGGGTGGGGCTGGTCTGTGCCTTCCGCGCCTTAGAGGCGCAGGACCTCGACGCGCTGTCCGCTGTGGACGAAGAGATCAACGCCCGGAAGCTGAACGAGGAGACTCGGCTCATGTCGGTGCGTATGGGGCGCAAGCTGGTCGAATTGTCGGCCCACGTGGTCGGTGACCCGATCAACGTGGAATGGCTGGGGCGCATCCGCGACGGCCGGACGCCGGGAACCCACCCCGCAAGCCTTGCGGCGACAAGCGCCGGTGTCGGAATTCGCTCCGACGAGGAGGCCTTCGCCCTTCTGAATTACAGCCTCGCCACGGCGATCCTCGGCGCGGCGCTTCGCCTGATGCGCGTCTCCTTCGTCGAGACGCAGAGCATCCTCTGGCGCAGCATGGAGAAGGTCCCCGAGGCCTATGCCGCCATCGAAGGCGCAACGCTCGACGACATGGCCGGTTTCGCGCCGGTGACCGATATCCTCGCGGCCTTGCACGTGAAGGGCCATCTACGAATGTTCATGAACTGA
- a CDS encoding fluoride efflux transporter FluC translates to MTPVDVLLVGVGGGLGSLLRWAVGKAVGEHWHKDRFPLGTFLVNVSGAFVIGFLATLFGLDFTVRYGDVLTSGVLTGFLGGYTTFSSMQLDAATLATKSGARYAALYLLASVVVGGIAAALGILLGNLVGAA, encoded by the coding sequence ATGACCCCGGTTGATGTTCTTCTTGTCGGAGTCGGCGGCGGGCTGGGGTCGCTGTTACGCTGGGCTGTCGGCAAGGCAGTCGGCGAGCATTGGCACAAAGACCGCTTCCCCCTTGGCACGTTCCTGGTCAACGTCAGCGGGGCCTTCGTAATCGGCTTCCTCGCGACGCTCTTCGGGCTCGATTTCACCGTCCGATATGGTGATGTGCTCACTTCGGGCGTGCTGACCGGATTTCTGGGGGGCTACACAACGTTCAGCAGCATGCAACTCGATGCGGCGACACTGGCGACGAAGTCGGGCGCGCGCTACGCCGCGCTCTATCTGCTCGCGTCGGTCGTGGTCGGCGGGATCGCGGCCGCGCTGGGCATCCTTCTGGGCAATCTCGTGGGGGCGGCATGA
- a CDS encoding urease accessory protein UreD codes for MRSAARELSRFQDEPRQLPSGSFGKSAFLRLGFEPRADRTVLSTLHRRAPFIVQQALYWDEEMPGLPCVCMISNAGGVLQGDRNRIEIDLAPQSQAHVTTQSATRIQEMDTNHATQTQTIRLGANSYLEYIPHPVIPHRNSRFAQETLIEIDPTATLVYSEVLMAGRKYYGERGEVFAYDLFSSFVRAVRPGGRLLFAEKFVVEPGRGPVDVLGIMGPFHMFGNLIVLAPKPVVDTLFDAAAPTYDEALGVAFGASRLPNDAGVIVKALGMEAAPVVAVLREFWRQARLAATGCALPDRFLWA; via the coding sequence ATGCGCAGTGCGGCGCGCGAACTTTCGCGTTTCCAGGACGAGCCAAGGCAACTCCCGTCGGGCTCGTTCGGAAAGTCGGCCTTCCTGCGGCTCGGGTTCGAGCCGCGGGCTGATCGCACGGTCCTGTCGACGCTGCATCGGCGAGCGCCGTTTATCGTCCAGCAAGCCCTCTATTGGGACGAGGAGATGCCGGGCCTGCCGTGCGTCTGCATGATCTCGAATGCGGGCGGGGTGCTCCAGGGCGACCGCAACCGCATTGAGATCGACCTTGCGCCCCAGTCGCAGGCCCATGTCACGACGCAGTCAGCGACCCGTATCCAGGAGATGGACACCAACCACGCCACCCAGACCCAGACAATCCGCTTGGGAGCAAATTCCTACCTCGAATACATCCCGCATCCTGTCATTCCGCACCGAAACTCGCGTTTCGCCCAAGAGACACTGATCGAGATCGACCCGACCGCGACGCTTGTCTACTCCGAAGTGCTGATGGCCGGACGCAAATACTATGGCGAGCGCGGCGAAGTCTTCGCCTATGACCTCTTCTCGTCTTTCGTCCGCGCGGTACGGCCGGGCGGACGTCTGCTCTTCGCGGAAAAATTCGTGGTCGAACCCGGCCGCGGGCCAGTTGACGTGCTGGGGATAATGGGTCCGTTCCACATGTTCGGAAACCTGATCGTTCTTGCGCCGAAGCCGGTCGTCGACACCCTTTTCGACGCCGCCGCGCCGACCTACGACGAGGCGCTTGGAGTCGCCTTCGGCGCAAGCCGGTTGCCAAACGATGCCGGGGTCATCGTCAAGGCGCTGGGCATGGAGGCGGCTCCGGTGGTCGCCGTTCTGCGTGAGTTCTGGCGCCAGGCGCGCCTCGCGGCTACCGGCTGCGCATTGCCCGACCGTTTTCTTTGGGCGTGA
- a CDS encoding CrcB family protein produces MINTVMFVMIGGAVGALLREFLMLTVGTGPDGFPLDIFTANVVASFLLGLGFSLHRRKLLNDGLYVLIGTGVMGGLSTFSSFVLAAVQLMDRTGPGPLSSVLYVGLSLAVGFGAVILGLRAGNLGAAPADREP; encoded by the coding sequence ATGATCAACACCGTGATGTTTGTCATGATCGGTGGCGCCGTCGGCGCGCTTCTGCGCGAGTTCCTGATGCTGACCGTGGGCACGGGACCTGACGGGTTCCCGCTGGATATCTTCACCGCCAATGTGGTGGCGTCGTTCCTGCTTGGTCTCGGCTTCTCCCTCCATCGGCGCAAGCTGCTGAATGACGGCCTCTATGTCCTCATCGGTACGGGCGTGATGGGAGGATTGTCAACCTTCTCGAGTTTCGTTCTTGCCGCCGTGCAACTCATGGACAGAACGGGGCCTGGACCGCTTAGCTCGGTCCTCTATGTCGGGCTAAGTCTTGCCGTTGGCTTCGGCGCGGTAATTCTTGGCTTACGCGCCGGCAACCTCGGAGCAGCACCCGCAGATCGCGAGCCTTAA
- a CDS encoding ammonium transporter gives METINSGDTAFVLMCTALVCLMTPALALFYGGLVKQRDVLSIMIQNFVCMGVVGMIWVFGGFSLAFGPSIGGVIGDIRTYFGMYHVGVEPNPEFAANVPFMLIFGYQMMFAIITPALITGAFVGRFRFGAYLFFIAIWTILVYLPAAHWIWGGGFLSKLGVVDFAGGIVIHTAAGFSALVTAAYLGKRKTAPGDGPGHPVSLGMVALGAGLLWFGWFGFNAGGAYAANALATYAFTNTMLAGSVAMLVWMFWEWRKDGRTSFSGVLVGAVAGLATITPASGYVEPSAAVVIGAVGATICYHAKAVQSWLKIDDTLEVWRAHGVGGMTGALMIGFMASSAINEVEASFRQLGVQAFAVFVVAAYASIVTFIILKAIDMTGTLRVAEKIQREGLDQAMFGEDAFDLWGIDRTPRS, from the coding sequence ATGGAAACGATTAACTCCGGCGATACCGCCTTCGTGCTCATGTGCACCGCACTAGTCTGTTTGATGACGCCGGCGCTTGCGCTGTTTTACGGCGGCCTGGTGAAACAGCGCGACGTCCTGTCGATCATGATCCAGAACTTCGTCTGCATGGGCGTGGTCGGGATGATCTGGGTCTTCGGTGGGTTCAGCCTGGCCTTCGGACCAAGCATCGGCGGTGTCATCGGCGACATCCGCACCTACTTCGGGATGTACCACGTCGGTGTCGAACCGAACCCGGAGTTCGCCGCGAACGTGCCGTTCATGCTGATCTTCGGCTACCAGATGATGTTCGCCATCATTACCCCGGCGCTCATTACCGGCGCCTTCGTGGGCCGGTTCCGCTTCGGTGCCTATCTGTTTTTCATCGCGATCTGGACGATCCTGGTCTACCTGCCGGCGGCGCACTGGATCTGGGGCGGCGGTTTCCTGTCGAAGCTTGGCGTGGTCGACTTCGCGGGGGGCATTGTCATTCACACCGCGGCCGGGTTCTCGGCGCTGGTGACCGCGGCCTACCTCGGCAAGCGAAAGACCGCCCCGGGCGACGGGCCGGGCCACCCGGTCAGCCTTGGAATGGTCGCTCTGGGGGCGGGCCTTCTGTGGTTCGGCTGGTTCGGCTTCAACGCCGGCGGCGCCTATGCCGCGAACGCGCTGGCGACCTACGCCTTCACCAACACAATGCTTGCAGGCTCGGTTGCTATGCTGGTGTGGATGTTCTGGGAGTGGCGGAAAGATGGCCGGACTAGCTTTTCGGGCGTTCTCGTTGGCGCCGTCGCAGGCCTTGCGACGATCACCCCGGCATCCGGCTACGTCGAACCCAGCGCTGCGGTTGTGATCGGCGCGGTCGGGGCTACGATCTGCTATCACGCGAAAGCGGTGCAGAGCTGGCTCAAGATCGACGATACGCTTGAGGTCTGGCGGGCACACGGCGTCGGCGGCATGACCGGCGCGCTGATGATCGGCTTCATGGCGAGCTCCGCCATCAACGAAGTCGAGGCCAGCTTCCGCCAGCTCGGTGTGCAAGCCTTCGCCGTCTTCGTAGTTGCCGCCTATGCCTCGATCGTGACGTTCATCATCCTCAAGGCGATCGACATGACGGGCACATTGCGAGTGGCGGAGAAAATCCAGCGCGAGGGGCTTGACCAGGCAATGTTCGGTGAAGATGCCTTTGATCTCTGGGGCATTGACCGCACCCCCCGGAGCTGA
- a CDS encoding TolC family protein: MRVRHSLARVAGAAVLTLALAGCASNAANMTSASADQPWTPRGDEETGLWSLAPAAQPAPEDGAPNFRIPADSARAQLAQPEGIDPARVYSLPELIDLAQRANPATRAAWQQARQAALAVGMVEATYLPVITASVIGGYQDLTTPLPEVLGESLSFETTEEGTAQILALQWLIFDFGQRQALAAAAKHAAIAANVLFNGTHQKLIFDVSQAYYVYGAAIQRRGFAETALRNAEAVRTAVEAREAQGLATSVETAQARQAVAQAELRRVQADGGERDAYQNLLAAVGVNADVRVDAVSAARRPLPAPASASLEATIQLALSQRPDVAASYAAMQASKAGVKAAQANYLPKVYAGGNIASGSGNFDVSGLPSIGQQGSGTGLLVGVTVPLYDSGLRTAQVKEAESRAEMAEDEFQRVQTAAVTEIVAARNALRTALESHRAATALVGAASTTYDAAFAAYRNGVGTVDAATAADTALLDAREAQAEAHAAALISAVNLAFAVGSLTSRESLP, translated from the coding sequence ATGAGGGTCCGCCATTCCTTAGCGCGCGTCGCCGGGGCTGCAGTGCTTACGCTGGCGCTGGCTGGCTGCGCCTCCAACGCGGCGAACATGACCTCCGCGTCGGCCGATCAGCCTTGGACGCCTCGCGGCGACGAGGAGACAGGCTTGTGGAGTCTCGCGCCCGCTGCGCAACCTGCGCCGGAGGATGGGGCTCCAAACTTCAGAATCCCCGCGGATTCGGCACGCGCACAACTCGCGCAGCCCGAGGGGATCGATCCGGCACGCGTCTATAGCCTGCCCGAGCTCATCGATCTGGCACAGCGGGCGAACCCGGCGACCCGAGCCGCCTGGCAGCAGGCTCGGCAGGCGGCGCTGGCCGTCGGCATGGTGGAGGCGACCTACCTGCCCGTCATCACCGCGAGTGTGATCGGCGGGTATCAGGACCTGACGACGCCGCTGCCGGAGGTGCTCGGCGAAAGTCTCAGTTTCGAAACTACCGAAGAAGGTACGGCGCAGATTCTCGCGCTGCAGTGGCTGATTTTCGACTTCGGGCAGCGCCAGGCACTCGCGGCTGCGGCTAAGCATGCGGCGATCGCGGCGAACGTCCTCTTCAACGGCACCCATCAAAAACTGATCTTCGACGTCTCGCAGGCTTACTACGTCTATGGCGCCGCGATCCAGCGACGCGGCTTTGCCGAAACGGCCTTGCGCAACGCCGAAGCGGTCCGGACCGCTGTCGAGGCGCGCGAGGCGCAGGGGCTCGCCACCAGCGTGGAGACGGCACAGGCGCGCCAAGCCGTGGCACAGGCCGAGTTACGTCGGGTCCAAGCCGACGGGGGAGAGCGCGATGCGTATCAGAACCTGCTCGCCGCCGTGGGCGTGAACGCCGATGTGAGGGTCGATGCGGTGAGTGCCGCCCGCCGGCCGCTCCCGGCGCCGGCCTCTGCATCGCTCGAGGCGACGATCCAACTGGCGCTTTCGCAGCGGCCCGACGTTGCGGCAAGCTACGCGGCGATGCAAGCCAGCAAGGCCGGTGTCAAAGCCGCGCAGGCGAACTATCTTCCCAAGGTCTATGCCGGCGGCAACATCGCTTCGGGCTCGGGCAACTTCGATGTGTCCGGTTTGCCCTCGATTGGCCAGCAAGGCTCGGGTACGGGCCTGCTCGTGGGGGTGACCGTACCACTCTACGACTCCGGTCTGCGGACGGCTCAGGTTAAAGAGGCTGAATCCCGGGCCGAGATGGCCGAGGATGAGTTTCAACGGGTGCAGACCGCAGCAGTAACCGAAATCGTTGCGGCCCGCAACGCGCTGCGGACCGCGCTCGAATCGCACCGTGCCGCCACGGCGCTCGTCGGTGCCGCCTCGACCACTTATGATGCCGCCTTCGCGGCCTACCGCAATGGCGTCGGTACGGTCGATGCGGCGACAGCGGCCGACACTGCGCTGCTCGATGCACGCGAGGCTCAGGCAGAGGCGCATGCGGCTGCACTGATCAGCGCGGTGAACCTCGCCTTTGCGGTCGGCTCGCTGACCTCGCGCGAGAGTCTGCCCTAA
- a CDS encoding potassium channel family protein has translation MRDSAPEERPVRFAILLFSLLVLGASSGFATIGIGEVLGNIAASAVLLAGLASMYHNRILLVVGCVLLVPALAARWTFFWLQASALAPISILFSLLFTGFNAGALFLYIQRRGSPTNDTVYGGICVYILLGYCFALVFMLLEILVPGSFYFAHDAPVGIPQIESQLIYFSFSTLTTVGFGDITPLTPPAKSFAMIEAVVGPMFVAVFLARLVGVRTSSH, from the coding sequence ATGCGCGACTCCGCACCCGAAGAGCGCCCGGTCCGCTTCGCCATCCTGCTCTTCAGTCTGCTCGTTCTCGGCGCCAGCAGCGGCTTTGCGACCATCGGCATTGGGGAAGTACTGGGCAACATCGCTGCATCAGCGGTCCTGCTCGCCGGACTGGCCTCGATGTACCACAACCGGATACTACTCGTTGTCGGCTGCGTGCTTTTGGTGCCGGCACTCGCCGCCCGCTGGACCTTTTTCTGGCTCCAAGCCTCGGCGCTGGCGCCGATCTCGATCCTGTTCTCGCTGCTGTTTACCGGATTCAATGCAGGCGCACTCTTCCTCTACATCCAGCGTCGCGGATCACCAACCAACGACACGGTTTACGGCGGCATCTGCGTCTACATCCTGCTCGGCTACTGCTTTGCGCTCGTGTTCATGCTCCTGGAGATACTTGTACCGGGTTCGTTTTATTTCGCGCATGATGCCCCGGTCGGCATCCCGCAGATCGAGAGTCAGCTGATCTATTTCAGCTTCTCGACCTTGACCACCGTGGGCTTCGGCGACATCACTCCATTGACGCCGCCGGCCAAGTCGTTCGCGATGATCGAGGCCGTTGTCGGCCCGATGTTCGTCGCGGTGTTTCTCGCACGCTTGGTTGGAGTCCGGACCTCAAGCCACTAA
- a CDS encoding urease accessory protein UreE has translation MILVETIVGNLKDPEWKGAIDGAEIDIFPLDQWEAQKSRLRKSTVGGVELAMSLDRTSHLRDGDILVWDEAARRAIVARIDLNDVMVVEIEGEASADLETASRTLFELGHALGNQHWPAVVNGTRIFVPVTVDRKIMASVMKTHAFPMIRYDFRPGLEVIPYMTPHEARRLFGGASAPSHAHGQGHGHGHGHDHGHNRTHHGHDHSHDHDHTKESGQAHEGNRVA, from the coding sequence ATGATCCTCGTCGAAACAATTGTCGGAAACTTGAAAGACCCCGAATGGAAAGGCGCCATCGACGGCGCCGAGATCGACATTTTTCCGCTGGACCAGTGGGAAGCGCAGAAAAGCAGGCTTCGGAAGAGCACGGTCGGCGGCGTGGAACTAGCGATGTCTCTCGACCGGACAAGTCACCTGCGTGACGGAGACATCCTGGTTTGGGATGAAGCCGCACGGAGAGCCATCGTCGCCCGCATTGACCTGAACGACGTCATGGTCGTGGAGATCGAAGGCGAAGCGTCGGCTGATCTCGAAACCGCGTCGCGTACCTTGTTCGAGCTGGGCCACGCGCTGGGCAACCAGCACTGGCCGGCAGTTGTGAACGGAACCCGTATCTTTGTGCCGGTTACGGTCGACCGCAAGATCATGGCGTCGGTCATGAAGACCCACGCCTTCCCGATGATCCGGTATGACTTTCGCCCCGGCCTGGAGGTCATTCCCTACATGACGCCGCACGAAGCCCGGCGGCTGTTCGGGGGCGCCAGCGCGCCGTCGCACGCCCACGGGCAAGGGCACGGGCACGGGCACGGGCACGATCATGGCCATAACCGCACTCACCACGGGCATGACCATTCGCATGACCACGATCACACGAAGGAGTCGGGCCAGGCCCATGAAGGCAATCGTGTCGCCTGA
- the ureG gene encoding urease accessory protein UreG, giving the protein MKRIPRIGIGGPVGSGKTAIIEAITPILVDLGKRVLVVTNDVVTTEDAKHVQRTLKGILIEDRILGVETGGCPHTAVREDPSMNLAAVEEMEAKFPDSDILLLESGGDNLTLTFSPALIDFFIYVIDVAAGDKIPRKNGPGITKSDILVINKTDIAPYVHASLEVMDRDAKLMRGTKPFVFTNCMKGEGIEDLVRLIRQNVLFDEFDPQA; this is encoded by the coding sequence ATGAAAAGGATACCTCGCATCGGTATCGGGGGGCCGGTCGGCTCCGGGAAGACCGCGATCATCGAAGCCATCACTCCCATTCTCGTGGATCTCGGGAAGCGCGTGCTTGTTGTGACGAACGACGTCGTCACGACCGAAGACGCGAAGCATGTCCAGCGCACGCTCAAGGGCATCCTTATCGAGGATCGCATCCTCGGTGTTGAAACGGGTGGCTGCCCGCATACCGCCGTACGGGAAGACCCCAGCATGAACCTCGCGGCTGTCGAAGAGATGGAGGCCAAGTTTCCCGACTCGGACATATTGCTGCTCGAGAGCGGCGGCGACAACCTGACCCTGACTTTCAGCCCCGCGCTGATCGACTTCTTCATCTACGTGATCGACGTTGCCGCCGGCGACAAGATCCCGCGCAAAAATGGCCCCGGCATCACGAAGTCGGATATCCTCGTGATCAACAAGACCGATATCGCCCCCTATGTGCACGCAAGCCTCGAGGTCATGGATCGCGATGCGAAGCTCATGCGGGGAACAAAGCCCTTCGTCTTCACCAACTGCATGAAGGGCGAAGGTATTGAAGATCTTGTGCGCCTAATCCGCCAGAACGTGCTTTTCGACGAGTTCGATCCGCAGGCCTGA